The nucleotide sequence CCAACGAATACGATCGCACTGAGTTCGCCATTGTGAAAGACTTGGTGAAGTATCCGGAGTTGCGCCTCCTCAACCGGTTTCACTATGTGCCGCCGTTCTTGTATGCGCTGCTGATCTATATGGTGTGGGGATTTCCCGGTCTCGTCTGGGGATTCTTTATTTCCACGACGGTGCTCTATCATTGCACCTTCTTCATCAACTCCCTGACCCACATCATTGGACGTGTGCGATATGACTCCCGCGATGGAAGCCGGAATAGCTTCATCCTGGCGATCCTCTGTTGCGGAGAAGGCTGGCACAACAACCATCACTACTATCAGTCGTCGGTCAATCAGGGGTGGCGCTGGTGGGAGGTGGATTTTTCTTACTATCTCTTGATCCTGCTCTCCTGGTTCCGGATTGTGTGGGATCTTCGAACCCCTCCCGATCACATCAAGGCCAATATCTACGCTCCCGGCAGCTAAGTACTTCGGGGCGGTTCAGTCGCGCGGTCAATCTTCTCGTGCGGTCATCTATGCGCGCTCGTGCTTCAAGCGAGTCAGCACTGGTGCGACGTATACCCGCGCACCATCTTCGAGGCGGGATGAGTGAGGACCTCGATATGAACCCACAGCATACGATTCAGGAATTACTCGAACGAGCCCGCGTGCACATTGGCGGCCCTGAGTCCGGGGATATCCTGATTCATGATGAGCGCTTCTATAAGCGTGTCCTTGCCGAGGGTTCGCTCGGACTCGGGGAGTCTTACATGGACGGCTGGTGGGATGCCCAGCAACTGGACGAGTTCTTTTTCCTGGTTGACTCTGCCGAACTCGACAAAGCCGTACACGATAAGCACCTCCTTCTGAATACGTTCAAGGCTCGCCTCTTCAATATGCAGGATAAGGCGCGCTCGAAACGGGTTGCGCAATGTCACTATGACCTGAGCAACGAGTTTTACGAACAGATGCTCGGCCCGCATATGCAATATACCTGTGCCTATTGGAAGCGGGCGCAAACACTGGCGGAGGCACAGGAGCACAAGCTGGATTTGATCTGTCGCAAACTACAGCTCAAAAAGGGCGAACGACTGCTGGAGCTGGGCTGCGGGTGGGGAGGATTCGCCCGTTTTGCCGCAACTAACTATGGCTGTTCGGTGGTGGCCTACAATATTTCCGAGCAGCAAGCGGCCTATGCGCGTCGTTGGTGTGCCGGGCTTCCTGTTGAAATCCGGCTCAGCGACTATCGTGAGGCGACCGGGGAATTCG is from Nitrospira sp. and encodes:
- the cfa gene encoding cyclopropane fatty acyl phospholipid synthase, which codes for MNPQHTIQELLERARVHIGGPESGDILIHDERFYKRVLAEGSLGLGESYMDGWWDAQQLDEFFFLVDSAELDKAVHDKHLLLNTFKARLFNMQDKARSKRVAQCHYDLSNEFYEQMLGPHMQYTCAYWKRAQTLAEAQEHKLDLICRKLQLKKGERLLELGCGWGGFARFAATNYGCSVVAYNISEQQAAYARRWCAGLPVEIRLSDYREATGEFDKVAAIGLCEHVGFKNYRTLMEVAHRTVKPHGLVLIHSIGNNASTMIGDPWFDKYIFPGGMLPSVAQLGAAMDGLFVMEDWHNFGSDYDRTLLAWQENVDRHRGQWDSTFDERFFRMWRYYLLSLAGAFRARTIHLWQIVMSKHGLLGGYESVR
- a CDS encoding acyl-CoA desaturase, whose translation is MNSLSSESITQQSGSATIQWATAIPFILVHLMGLWAIQTGVSVELIVLAIASYYLRMLAITAGYHRYFSHRSYKTGRVFQFLLAVLAMTSAQKGVLWWAAHHRHHHKHSDQEQDRHSPVQRGFWYSHVGWLLTNEYDRTEFAIVKDLVKYPELRLLNRFHYVPPFLYALLIYMVWGFPGLVWGFFISTTVLYHCTFFINSLTHIIGRVRYDSRDGSRNSFILAILCCGEGWHNNHHYYQSSVNQGWRWWEVDFSYYLLILLSWFRIVWDLRTPPDHIKANIYAPGS